The following are encoded together in the Bubalus kerabau isolate K-KA32 ecotype Philippines breed swamp buffalo chromosome 3, PCC_UOA_SB_1v2, whole genome shotgun sequence genome:
- the NOP58 gene encoding nucleolar protein 58 isoform X1, protein MLVLFETSVGYAIFKVLNEKKLQEVDSLWKEFETPEKANKIVKLKHFEKFQDTAEALAAFTALMEGKINKQLKKVLKKIVKEAHEPLAVADAKLGGVIKEKLNLSCIHSPVVNELMRGIRSQMDGLIPGVEPREMTAMCLGLAHSLSRYRLKFSADKVDTMIVQAISLLDDLDKELNNYIMRCREWYGWHFPELGKIISDNLTYCKCLQKVGDRKNYASAQLSELLPEEVEAEVKAAAEISMGTEVSEEDICNILHLCTQVIEISEYRTQLYEYLQNRMMAIAPNVTVMVGELVGARLIAHAGSLLNLAKHAASTVQILGAEKALFRALKSRRDTPKYGLIYHASLVGQTSPKHKGKISRMLAAKTVLAIRYDAFGEDSSSAMGVENRAKLEARLRTLEDRGIRKISGTGKALAKAEKYEHKSEVKTYDPSGDSTLSTYSKKRKIEQVDKEDEVIEKKAKKAKVKIKVEEEVVEDVEDTEEEGVQVVEEQETSVKKKKKKDKKKHVKEEPLSEEEPCTSTAVASPEKKKKKKKKKVNED, encoded by the exons ATGCTGGTGCTGTTCGAAACGTCCGTCGGCTACGCCATCTTTAAG gttttaaatgaaaagaaacttcAAGAAGTTGATAGTTTATGGAAAGAATTTGAAACTCcagagaaagcaaataaaat AGTAAAGCTGAAACATTTTGAGAAATTTCAGGATACAGCAGAGGCATTGGCAG CATTCACAGCTCTAATGGAAGGCAAAATCAATAAGCAATTGAAGAAAGTTTTGAAGAAAATAGTTAAAGAAGCCCATGAACCCTTGGCTGTGGCTGATGCTAAACTAGGAGGGGTTATAAAG GAAAAACTGAATCTCAGTTGTATCCACAGTCCTGTTGTTAATGAACTTATGAGAGGAATCCGTTCACAGATGGATGGGTTAATCCCTGGGGTAGAACCACGTGAAATGACAGCTATGTGTCTTGGGTTGGCACACAG ctTGTCCCGATACAGATTGAAATTTAGCGCTGATAAAGTGGACACCATGATTGTTCAGGCAATTT CCCTGTTAGATGACTTAGATAAAGAACTAAACAACTACATTATGCGGTGTAGAGAATGGTATGGCTGGCATTTCCCTGAGTTAGGAAAAATTATTTCGGATAATTTGACATACTGCAAGTGTTTACAGAAAGTTG GCGATAGGAAGAATTATGCCTCAGCTCAACTTTCTGAATTATTGCCAGAGGAAGTTGAAGCAGAAGTGAAAGCAGCTGCAGAGATATCTATGGGAACCGAAGTTTCcgaagaagatatttgcaatatTCTGCACCTTTGCACTCAG GTGATTGAAATCTCTGAATATAGAACCCAGCTTTATGAATATCTGCAAAATCGAATGATGGCCATTGCACCCAATGTTACAGTCATGGTTGGGGAATTAGTTGGAGCACGACTTATTGCTCATGCAG GTTCTCTTTTGAATTTGGCCAAACATGCAGCTTCTACAGTTCAGATTCTTGGAGCAGAAAAGGCACTCTTCAGAGCCCTCAAGTCTAGACGAGATACCCCTAAGTATGGTCTCATTTATCATGCTTCACTTGTAGGCCAGACAAGCCCCAAACACAAAGGAAAG ATTTCTCGGATGCTGGCAgccaagactgttttggctatccGGTATGATGCTTTTGGTGAGGATTCCAGTTCTGCAATGGGAGTTGAGAACAGAGCGAAACTAGAAGCCAGGTTGAGAACGTTGGAAGATAGAGGG ataAGGAAAATAAGTGGGACAGGAAAAGCATTagcaaaagcagaaaaatatgaaCATAAAAG TGAAGTGAAGACTTACGATCCTTCTGGTGACTCCACATTATCAACCTATTCTAAAAAACGCAAGATTGAACAAGTAGACAAAGAGGATGAAGTTATTGAAAAGAAGGCCAAAAAGGCCAAGGTTAAAATTAAAG TTGAAGAAGAAGTAGTAGAAGAtgtagaagacacagaagaagaaGGAGTACAAGTTGTAGAAGAACAGGAAACATctgtgaagaagaagaagaaaaaggacaagAAGAAACACGTTAAGGAAGAACCACTTTCTGAAGAAGAGCCATGCACCAGCACAGCAGTTgct AgtccagagaaaaagaagaaaaagaaaaaaaagaaagttaatgagGACTAA
- the NOP58 gene encoding nucleolar protein 58 isoform X2, giving the protein MKRNFKKLIVYGKNLKLQRKQIKSFTALMEGKINKQLKKVLKKIVKEAHEPLAVADAKLGGVIKEKLNLSCIHSPVVNELMRGIRSQMDGLIPGVEPREMTAMCLGLAHSLSRYRLKFSADKVDTMIVQAISLLDDLDKELNNYIMRCREWYGWHFPELGKIISDNLTYCKCLQKVGDRKNYASAQLSELLPEEVEAEVKAAAEISMGTEVSEEDICNILHLCTQVIEISEYRTQLYEYLQNRMMAIAPNVTVMVGELVGARLIAHAGSLLNLAKHAASTVQILGAEKALFRALKSRRDTPKYGLIYHASLVGQTSPKHKGKISRMLAAKTVLAIRYDAFGEDSSSAMGVENRAKLEARLRTLEDRGIRKISGTGKALAKAEKYEHKSEVKTYDPSGDSTLSTYSKKRKIEQVDKEDEVIEKKAKKAKVKIKVEEEVVEDVEDTEEEGVQVVEEQETSVKKKKKKDKKKHVKEEPLSEEEPCTSTAVASPEKKKKKKKKKVNED; this is encoded by the exons atgaaaagaaacttcAAGAAGTTGATAGTTTATGGAAAGAATTTGAAACTCcagagaaagcaaataaaat CATTCACAGCTCTAATGGAAGGCAAAATCAATAAGCAATTGAAGAAAGTTTTGAAGAAAATAGTTAAAGAAGCCCATGAACCCTTGGCTGTGGCTGATGCTAAACTAGGAGGGGTTATAAAG GAAAAACTGAATCTCAGTTGTATCCACAGTCCTGTTGTTAATGAACTTATGAGAGGAATCCGTTCACAGATGGATGGGTTAATCCCTGGGGTAGAACCACGTGAAATGACAGCTATGTGTCTTGGGTTGGCACACAG ctTGTCCCGATACAGATTGAAATTTAGCGCTGATAAAGTGGACACCATGATTGTTCAGGCAATTT CCCTGTTAGATGACTTAGATAAAGAACTAAACAACTACATTATGCGGTGTAGAGAATGGTATGGCTGGCATTTCCCTGAGTTAGGAAAAATTATTTCGGATAATTTGACATACTGCAAGTGTTTACAGAAAGTTG GCGATAGGAAGAATTATGCCTCAGCTCAACTTTCTGAATTATTGCCAGAGGAAGTTGAAGCAGAAGTGAAAGCAGCTGCAGAGATATCTATGGGAACCGAAGTTTCcgaagaagatatttgcaatatTCTGCACCTTTGCACTCAG GTGATTGAAATCTCTGAATATAGAACCCAGCTTTATGAATATCTGCAAAATCGAATGATGGCCATTGCACCCAATGTTACAGTCATGGTTGGGGAATTAGTTGGAGCACGACTTATTGCTCATGCAG GTTCTCTTTTGAATTTGGCCAAACATGCAGCTTCTACAGTTCAGATTCTTGGAGCAGAAAAGGCACTCTTCAGAGCCCTCAAGTCTAGACGAGATACCCCTAAGTATGGTCTCATTTATCATGCTTCACTTGTAGGCCAGACAAGCCCCAAACACAAAGGAAAG ATTTCTCGGATGCTGGCAgccaagactgttttggctatccGGTATGATGCTTTTGGTGAGGATTCCAGTTCTGCAATGGGAGTTGAGAACAGAGCGAAACTAGAAGCCAGGTTGAGAACGTTGGAAGATAGAGGG ataAGGAAAATAAGTGGGACAGGAAAAGCATTagcaaaagcagaaaaatatgaaCATAAAAG TGAAGTGAAGACTTACGATCCTTCTGGTGACTCCACATTATCAACCTATTCTAAAAAACGCAAGATTGAACAAGTAGACAAAGAGGATGAAGTTATTGAAAAGAAGGCCAAAAAGGCCAAGGTTAAAATTAAAG TTGAAGAAGAAGTAGTAGAAGAtgtagaagacacagaagaagaaGGAGTACAAGTTGTAGAAGAACAGGAAACATctgtgaagaagaagaagaaaaaggacaagAAGAAACACGTTAAGGAAGAACCACTTTCTGAAGAAGAGCCATGCACCAGCACAGCAGTTgct AgtccagagaaaaagaagaaaaagaaaaaaaagaaagttaatgagGACTAA
- the NOP58 gene encoding nucleolar protein 58 isoform X3, whose product MEGKINKQLKKVLKKIVKEAHEPLAVADAKLGGVIKEKLNLSCIHSPVVNELMRGIRSQMDGLIPGVEPREMTAMCLGLAHSLSRYRLKFSADKVDTMIVQAISLLDDLDKELNNYIMRCREWYGWHFPELGKIISDNLTYCKCLQKVGDRKNYASAQLSELLPEEVEAEVKAAAEISMGTEVSEEDICNILHLCTQVIEISEYRTQLYEYLQNRMMAIAPNVTVMVGELVGARLIAHAGSLLNLAKHAASTVQILGAEKALFRALKSRRDTPKYGLIYHASLVGQTSPKHKGKISRMLAAKTVLAIRYDAFGEDSSSAMGVENRAKLEARLRTLEDRGIRKISGTGKALAKAEKYEHKSEVKTYDPSGDSTLSTYSKKRKIEQVDKEDEVIEKKAKKAKVKIKVEEEVVEDVEDTEEEGVQVVEEQETSVKKKKKKDKKKHVKEEPLSEEEPCTSTAVASPEKKKKKKKKKVNED is encoded by the exons ATGGAAGGCAAAATCAATAAGCAATTGAAGAAAGTTTTGAAGAAAATAGTTAAAGAAGCCCATGAACCCTTGGCTGTGGCTGATGCTAAACTAGGAGGGGTTATAAAG GAAAAACTGAATCTCAGTTGTATCCACAGTCCTGTTGTTAATGAACTTATGAGAGGAATCCGTTCACAGATGGATGGGTTAATCCCTGGGGTAGAACCACGTGAAATGACAGCTATGTGTCTTGGGTTGGCACACAG ctTGTCCCGATACAGATTGAAATTTAGCGCTGATAAAGTGGACACCATGATTGTTCAGGCAATTT CCCTGTTAGATGACTTAGATAAAGAACTAAACAACTACATTATGCGGTGTAGAGAATGGTATGGCTGGCATTTCCCTGAGTTAGGAAAAATTATTTCGGATAATTTGACATACTGCAAGTGTTTACAGAAAGTTG GCGATAGGAAGAATTATGCCTCAGCTCAACTTTCTGAATTATTGCCAGAGGAAGTTGAAGCAGAAGTGAAAGCAGCTGCAGAGATATCTATGGGAACCGAAGTTTCcgaagaagatatttgcaatatTCTGCACCTTTGCACTCAG GTGATTGAAATCTCTGAATATAGAACCCAGCTTTATGAATATCTGCAAAATCGAATGATGGCCATTGCACCCAATGTTACAGTCATGGTTGGGGAATTAGTTGGAGCACGACTTATTGCTCATGCAG GTTCTCTTTTGAATTTGGCCAAACATGCAGCTTCTACAGTTCAGATTCTTGGAGCAGAAAAGGCACTCTTCAGAGCCCTCAAGTCTAGACGAGATACCCCTAAGTATGGTCTCATTTATCATGCTTCACTTGTAGGCCAGACAAGCCCCAAACACAAAGGAAAG ATTTCTCGGATGCTGGCAgccaagactgttttggctatccGGTATGATGCTTTTGGTGAGGATTCCAGTTCTGCAATGGGAGTTGAGAACAGAGCGAAACTAGAAGCCAGGTTGAGAACGTTGGAAGATAGAGGG ataAGGAAAATAAGTGGGACAGGAAAAGCATTagcaaaagcagaaaaatatgaaCATAAAAG TGAAGTGAAGACTTACGATCCTTCTGGTGACTCCACATTATCAACCTATTCTAAAAAACGCAAGATTGAACAAGTAGACAAAGAGGATGAAGTTATTGAAAAGAAGGCCAAAAAGGCCAAGGTTAAAATTAAAG TTGAAGAAGAAGTAGTAGAAGAtgtagaagacacagaagaagaaGGAGTACAAGTTGTAGAAGAACAGGAAACATctgtgaagaagaagaagaaaaaggacaagAAGAAACACGTTAAGGAAGAACCACTTTCTGAAGAAGAGCCATGCACCAGCACAGCAGTTgct AgtccagagaaaaagaagaaaaagaaaaaaaagaaagttaatgagGACTAA